One part of the Spiroplasma turonicum genome encodes these proteins:
- a CDS encoding uracil-DNA glycosylase yields the protein MEWKKYINKDWLDVFEQLNINEQINTVWTKINDFDKTTPKKNYIFNLFNHIHIDDIKVVIIGQDPYHDINQADGIAFSTFENNKTPKSLQNIFKELKRDLNIDHSKNNSLLGWVKQGVFLINTCLTVELHKPNSHSKMGWQNIVLDILNYINKKNKNIIYCLWGNSAKNIYNNFKKKNGNVIMTTHPSPFSYYKGFYESDVFSKINLLLEERKMKVIDWSL from the coding sequence ATGGAATGAAAAAAATATATTAATAAAGATTGATTAGATGTTTTTGAACAATTAAACATAAATGAACAAATAAATACTGTATGGACAAAGATTAACGATTTTGATAAAACAACCCCAAAAAAAAATTACATATTTAATTTATTTAATCATATACATATTGATGATATAAAAGTTGTTATAATTGGTCAGGACCCATATCACGACATTAATCAAGCTGATGGTATTGCTTTTAGTACATTTGAAAATAATAAAACTCCAAAAAGTTTACAAAATATTTTTAAAGAATTAAAAAGGGACTTAAATATTGACCATAGCAAAAATAATAGTTTGTTAGGTTGAGTAAAACAAGGTGTGTTTTTGATTAATACTTGCTTGACAGTTGAGTTACATAAACCGAACTCTCATTCTAAGATGGGCTGACAAAATATAGTTTTAGATATACTTAATTATATAAATAAAAAAAATAAAAATATTATTTATTGTTTATGAGGTAATTCAGCAAAAAATATATATAATAATTTTAAGAAAAAAAATGGTAATGTTATTATGACTACTCATCCATCGCCATTTAGTTATTATAAAGGTTTTTATGAAAGTGATGTATTTTCAAAAATCAACCTTTTATTAGAAGAAAGAAAAATGAAAGTTATAGACTGAAGTTTATAA
- a CDS encoding ECF transporter S component, whose amino-acid sequence MEKISNWLLDGNNLAYAMSGLIGAFILAYFVYNTFSFVVLKERYHGIRFTTKNIAYITMFTAINVSVTVVISLTIPITVFPPIRIAFEGVMVKITGFIFGPIIGVLVALITEVLVMIFVPSFIHPAFIIVVISFGFIAGIGSSLLRLGKGYNWANMLLINLFFILFSVFILVIIDYFTGEINIFGIKVTKEVYKWFFAGSTLTCLFFVWVVYFSLLYKKNTKSLHVLLPIILFASASEYLSTSIISAWGDAGFLGIDGSKGYSAMLISRLVQAPLKILFNATVLYFTYKAVHPLIKRDR is encoded by the coding sequence ATGGAAAAGATAAGTAACTGACTTTTAGATGGCAACAATCTTGCTTATGCAATGTCAGGTTTAATCGGAGCATTCATTTTAGCCTATTTTGTTTATAATACTTTTTCTTTTGTTGTTCTTAAAGAAAGGTATCATGGTATAAGATTTACAACAAAAAATATTGCATATATAACAATGTTTACAGCAATAAATGTAAGTGTAACTGTTGTTATTTCATTGACAATACCAATTACAGTATTCCCTCCTATAAGAATTGCATTTGAAGGAGTTATGGTTAAAATTACAGGATTTATTTTTGGTCCAATTATTGGGGTTTTGGTAGCTTTAATTACAGAGGTACTTGTCATGATATTTGTACCATCATTTATACACCCAGCCTTTATAATAGTCGTTATCTCATTTGGGTTTATTGCAGGTATTGGTTCTAGTTTATTAAGACTTGGAAAAGGATATAATTGAGCTAATATGCTTTTAATTAATTTATTCTTTATATTATTTTCAGTCTTTATATTAGTAATAATTGATTATTTCACTGGAGAAATTAATATTTTCGGTATAAAAGTTACCAAGGAAGTTTACAAATGATTCTTTGCAGGATCCACATTGACCTGTTTGTTTTTTGTTTGAGTTGTTTATTTTTCTTTACTTTATAAGAAAAATACTAAATCACTTCACGTTCTTTTACCAATAATATTATTTGCTTCTGCATCTGAGTACCTTTCTACATCGATTATATCGGCATGGGGTGATGCTGGATTTTTAGGAATTGATGGTTCAAAAGGTTATAGTGCAATGCTTATAAGTAGATTAGTCCAAGCACCACTTAAAATATTGTTTAATGCCACAGTGCTTTACTTTACATACAAAGCTGTACACCCACTAATTAAAAGAGATAGATAA
- the cysS gene encoding cysteine--tRNA ligase produces the protein MKIFDSFTGSLKNIDTKNITMYTCGPTVYDYIHIGNARPLILADTLVRFFKYLNINYNYLLNITDIDDKIINKALSLKISEEELVEKYRNAFLVDMKNLNLVPPTSIISISSKIDEIIFFIDDLLEKKFAYIVDGSVYFDISKFKSEYGNLSKQDVSKLLAGVRIDLEENKKNPGDFVLWKKTDTGKKWLSKWSLGRPGWHTECALLIDNYFKKTIDIHIGGIDLKFPHHENERIQFLAKNNIEISKNWMHNGHLALENVKMSKSLGNIITVKDFLSDYDANTLKYIFLTSSYRQPLNITEQHIKQAEDWNEKIYKLLKTLNWKLAIKEVLEDFKTPIDDDFIPYNFEEKFINYMSDDLNTPMVITLIDEIIKYLNKQIKNGKVDLCFSHLKSLLKCLGFKYDIKEINENDIKNLMEWKGAQEIKNYPLADSLRKKLIERNII, from the coding sequence ATGAAAATTTTCGATTCATTTACGGGTAGTTTAAAAAATATTGACACTAAAAATATAACTATGTATACTTGTGGACCTACGGTTTATGATTATATTCACATAGGCAATGCACGTCCCTTAATATTAGCAGATACTTTAGTTAGGTTTTTTAAATATCTAAATATTAATTATAATTATTTATTAAACATAACTGACATTGATGACAAAATAATTAATAAGGCGTTGTCTTTAAAAATATCAGAAGAAGAGCTTGTTGAAAAATATAGGAATGCTTTTCTTGTAGACATGAAAAACCTTAATTTAGTTCCACCAACATCTATTATTTCAATATCATCAAAAATTGATGAAATTATTTTTTTTATAGACGATTTATTAGAAAAAAAATTTGCATATATAGTAGATGGAAGTGTTTATTTTGATATATCAAAATTTAAATCTGAGTATGGAAATCTATCAAAACAAGATGTTTCAAAATTATTGGCTGGTGTTAGAATTGATTTGGAAGAAAACAAAAAAAACCCAGGAGATTTCGTTTTGTGAAAAAAAACCGATACTGGTAAGAAATGATTATCAAAGTGAAGCCTTGGCAGACCAGGTTGACACACTGAATGTGCACTTTTAATTGATAATTATTTTAAAAAAACAATCGATATACATATTGGTGGTATTGATTTAAAATTCCCCCATCACGAAAATGAACGAATACAGTTCTTAGCTAAAAATAATATAGAAATTTCAAAAAATTGAATGCATAATGGTCATTTAGCTCTAGAAAATGTTAAAATGTCTAAGTCATTAGGTAATATAATTACCGTTAAGGATTTTTTAAGCGACTATGACGCCAATACTTTAAAGTATATATTTTTGACATCAAGTTACAGGCAACCATTAAATATTACAGAACAACACATAAAACAAGCAGAAGATTGAAATGAAAAAATATATAAATTATTAAAAACGCTTAATTGAAAATTAGCAATTAAAGAAGTACTGGAAGATTTTAAAACTCCAATTGATGATGACTTTATTCCATATAACTTTGAAGAAAAGTTTATAAATTATATGTCAGATGATTTAAACACACCTATGGTGATTACTCTAATAGATGAAATAATCAAATATTTAAATAAACAAATTAAAAATGGAAAAGTTGATTTATGTTTTTCACATTTGAAAAGTTTATTGAAATGTTTAGGCTTTAAGTATGATATAAAAGAAATTAATGAAAATGACATAAAAAATTTAATGGAATGAAAAGGCGCACAAGAAATAAAAAATTATCCTTTAGCTGATAGTTTAAGGAAAAAATTAATAGAAAGAAATATTATATAA
- the rlmB gene encoding 23S rRNA (guanosine(2251)-2'-O)-methyltransferase RlmB, with protein MTKNDLIAYGKNVVENIIINRPKLIKRLFILKGNSFTPSIFSTIKKYNILWESLDKDIFIKMLVDKKSVHQGYLAILKDFEYAKFSLTENQNIKTILMLDKIHDPHNFGAIIRSSSLLGVDAIIMKDINQVDVTSSVIKASSGTIYNIPIIKVKNLSSSLDNLKKKGFWIYASALNEKSVSLNTINIYEKKVIILGNEGEGISNNLLNNSDFVFKIKTTNVIDSLNVSVACGIILYNFFINRTED; from the coding sequence ATGACTAAAAATGATTTAATTGCTTATGGTAAAAATGTAGTTGAAAATATAATTATAAATAGACCAAAGTTAATTAAGAGACTTTTTATTTTAAAAGGTAATTCTTTTACTCCATCTATTTTTAGTACTATAAAAAAATATAATATTTTATGAGAATCATTGGATAAAGACATTTTTATCAAAATGTTAGTTGATAAAAAAAGTGTACATCAAGGATATTTAGCCATATTAAAAGATTTTGAATATGCAAAATTCTCTTTAACTGAAAATCAAAATATTAAAACTATTTTGATGTTAGATAAGATCCATGACCCACATAACTTTGGAGCAATTATAAGATCTTCAAGTTTATTGGGTGTTGATGCAATTATAATGAAGGACATCAATCAAGTTGATGTAACTTCTTCAGTAATCAAAGCTTCATCAGGTACTATTTACAATATTCCTATAATAAAAGTCAAAAATCTATCCTCTTCATTAGATAACTTAAAGAAAAAAGGATTTTGGATCTATGCTTCTGCTTTAAATGAAAAAAGTGTAAGCTTAAATACAATCAATATATATGAAAAAAAAGTTATTATTTTAGGTAATGAAGGAGAAGGTATCTCTAATAATCTATTAAATAATTCAGATTTTGTTTTTAAGATTAAAACGACAAATGTAATTGATTCCTTAAATGTATCTGTTGCTTGTGGAATAATTCTTTATAATTTTTTTATAAATAGAACGGAAGATTAA
- the rpmG gene encoding 50S ribosomal protein L33, which translates to MSTSKNKVIIVCVNCLSRNYTFNKSSLSQSERLEIKKFCPTCNTHVLHKETR; encoded by the coding sequence ATGTCAACAAGTAAAAATAAAGTCATTATTGTGTGTGTAAATTGTTTATCAAGAAATTACACTTTTAACAAAAGTTCTTTAAGTCAATCTGAAAGATTAGAAATTAAAAAGTTCTGCCCAACATGTAATACGCATGTTCTTCATAAGGAGACAAGATAA
- the secE gene encoding preprotein translocase subunit SecE — translation MDDKKKLSKEEKAKLKLEKANTKKTLKEEKKKQFDELFQTIQGHDGTHEGKLKAARNKKIKKHKDKISLKQVAKEGPVKFLKEINKIKWSTRENLSMKFLWVIVFILIFGIFFFLVDYGLQHLFVEIKII, via the coding sequence ATGGATGACAAAAAAAAGCTTTCAAAAGAAGAAAAAGCTAAATTGAAGTTAGAAAAAGCTAATACAAAAAAAACTTTAAAAGAAGAAAAGAAAAAACAATTTGATGAGTTATTCCAAACAATCCAAGGTCATGATGGAACTCATGAAGGAAAACTTAAGGCTGCCAGAAATAAAAAAATAAAAAAACATAAAGACAAAATTAGTTTAAAGCAAGTAGCTAAAGAAGGACCTGTAAAGTTTTTAAAAGAAATAAATAAAATTAAATGATCTACAAGAGAAAACCTTAGTATGAAGTTCTTATGGGTTATTGTTTTCATACTTATATTTGGTATATTTTTCTTTTTGGTTGACTATGGACTACAACATTTATTTGTAGAAATTAAAATAATTTAA
- the nusG gene encoding transcription termination/antitermination protein NusG, producing the protein MAIDLINMEEELASYKGQWFVINCNSGHEDSVKADLLQKIESSNLEEKVFDIRISKSPVMGKNNKIIDKNKFPGYIFINMHMTDETWFIIRNTPGVTGFIGSSGRGAKPLPLTSEEVFRLLNQDEVSNKDKKFSKGNANQPKKEKVLFEATFKLKDVVLVKDGPFANTEGQVIEMDFEKGIAIVNIELFGRITPTEFEFASLSLAYKY; encoded by the coding sequence ATGGCAATAGATTTAATTAATATGGAAGAAGAGTTAGCATCATATAAGGGACAATGATTTGTAATAAACTGTAATAGCGGGCATGAAGATAGTGTTAAAGCAGATTTACTTCAAAAAATTGAATCATCAAACCTTGAAGAAAAAGTTTTTGATATAAGAATATCAAAAAGCCCTGTTATGGGAAAAAACAATAAAATCATAGATAAAAATAAATTTCCTGGATATATTTTTATAAATATGCACATGACAGATGAAACATGATTCATTATTAGAAACACACCAGGTGTAACAGGTTTTATTGGTTCATCAGGTAGAGGTGCAAAACCTTTACCACTAACTAGTGAAGAAGTTTTTAGGTTATTGAATCAAGATGAAGTCTCAAACAAAGATAAGAAATTCTCAAAAGGTAATGCAAATCAGCCAAAAAAAGAAAAAGTCTTATTTGAAGCAACTTTTAAACTTAAGGATGTTGTTTTGGTTAAAGATGGGCCTTTTGCCAATACTGAAGGACAAGTAATTGAAATGGATTTCGAAAAAGGTATTGCCATAGTAAACATTGAATTATTTGGAAGAATTACACCAACTGAATTTGAATTTGCAAGTTTAAGCCTTGCATACAAATATTAG
- a CDS encoding peptidylprolyl isomerase, giving the protein MNIKKIRINLENGKSMTFELFPDIAPLTCANFISLIEQNYFNGLIFHRVIKGFMIQGGGLFEDMSEKKGAKEIKGEFLSNGWENKLSHDKGVISMARTMVKDSASSQFFIVTGNAKFLDGEYAAFGKVADKDSLDIALEIEKVETNSSNFYDDVPVKPIIIKNIEIL; this is encoded by the coding sequence TTGAACATAAAAAAAATAAGAATAAATCTTGAAAATGGAAAATCTATGACATTCGAATTATTCCCAGATATTGCACCATTGACTTGTGCAAATTTTATAAGTTTAATAGAACAAAATTACTTTAACGGTTTAATATTCCACCGAGTTATAAAAGGATTTATGATACAAGGTGGAGGTCTTTTTGAAGATATGTCTGAAAAAAAAGGTGCAAAAGAAATTAAAGGAGAATTCTTGTCTAATGGATGAGAAAACAAACTATCACATGATAAAGGTGTTATCTCTATGGCTAGAACAATGGTAAAAGATAGTGCATCAAGCCAATTTTTTATTGTAACAGGAAACGCTAAATTTTTAGATGGAGAGTATGCAGCATTTGGCAAAGTTGCAGATAAAGATAGCTTAGATATAGCTTTAGAAATTGAAAAAGTTGAAACAAACTCATCAAATTTTTATGATGATGTACCTGTAAAACCAATAATAATTAAAAACATAGAAATATTATAA
- the rplK gene encoding 50S ribosomal protein L11, translated as MAKKITRIAKLEFMAMQAKPGAELASLGINMPQFTQQFNEATKDRAGEVVPVVITAYDDKSFDYVLKTTPAAFLLKKAANIQKGSKKPGTEIVATLDVSEIRKIAEYKLPDLNANSVEAAMNTIAGTARNMGIKIEGMSSKEGK; from the coding sequence GTGGCAAAAAAAATCACACGTATAGCAAAACTTGAATTTATGGCAATGCAAGCAAAACCAGGAGCAGAACTAGCTTCACTTGGTATCAATATGCCTCAATTCACACAACAATTTAATGAAGCCACTAAAGATAGAGCGGGAGAAGTAGTACCTGTAGTAATTACAGCTTATGATGATAAATCATTTGATTATGTATTAAAAACAACCCCAGCTGCATTTTTGTTAAAAAAAGCAGCGAACATTCAAAAAGGTTCAAAGAAACCGGGAACAGAAATTGTAGCAACACTTGATGTTAGCGAAATAAGAAAAATAGCAGAGTATAAGTTACCTGATTTAAATGCAAACTCAGTTGAGGCAGCAATGAATACTATAGCAGGAACTGCAAGAAATATGGGTATTAAAATTGAAGGTATGTCTTCTAAGGAAGGTAAATAA
- the rplA gene encoding 50S ribosomal protein L1 — MPKLSKKLKEAHTKVDKTKQYPINEAIKIAKETSTTKFDSTIDIAFNLNVDPRHADQQIRGALVLPGGTGKTQKILVLTKTKLKEAIDAKADFVGGTELIQKIQKENWFEFDVVVATPEIMAELGKIGKLLGTKGLMPNPKTGTVTTDVVSAINDIKKGKVEYRTDKEGNIHSIIGKVSFNDENILKNYNAILDVIKKAKPAAVKGTYIKNVSISTTMGPGIKVLVDY; from the coding sequence ATGCCAAAGTTAAGTAAAAAGTTAAAAGAAGCACATACTAAGGTTGATAAAACTAAACAATACCCAATTAATGAAGCTATAAAAATCGCTAAAGAAACATCAACAACTAAATTTGATTCAACAATTGATATTGCATTTAATTTGAATGTAGACCCTAGACATGCAGATCAACAAATTAGAGGAGCGCTTGTGCTTCCTGGTGGAACTGGTAAAACTCAAAAAATCTTAGTTCTAACAAAAACAAAATTAAAAGAAGCAATTGACGCAAAAGCTGATTTTGTAGGTGGTACTGAATTAATACAAAAAATTCAAAAAGAAAATTGGTTTGAATTTGATGTTGTTGTCGCAACTCCAGAGATAATGGCTGAGTTAGGTAAAATTGGTAAATTATTAGGAACAAAAGGACTTATGCCAAATCCTAAAACTGGTACTGTTACAACTGATGTTGTTTCTGCAATAAATGATATTAAAAAAGGTAAAGTTGAATATAGAACCGACAAAGAAGGTAACATACATTCAATTATAGGTAAAGTTTCATTTAATGATGAAAATATATTAAAAAATTACAATGCAATTCTAGATGTAATTAAAAAAGCCAAACCAGCAGCAGTTAAAGGTACATATATTAAAAATGTATCAATATCTACAACAATGGGACCTGGAATCAAAGTTTTAGTTGATTACTAG
- the rplJ gene encoding 50S ribosomal protein L10 encodes MATSRPAHAKKTQVVNEIVSKIKNCKGMVIAEYKNLSVAQITDLRNLALEENVFIKVYKDSLFTRAMEELKINGLDAFLTQQNIFLFSEEDPIKPAKLVAKFSKKNPDLKLKAGIYEGNVMDTAAITEIAMLPSKEELYSMFASSLIYPLRQFMLTVKEIANTKKD; translated from the coding sequence TTGGCAACTTCAAGACCAGCGCATGCAAAAAAAACACAAGTAGTTAATGAAATTGTAAGTAAAATAAAAAATTGTAAAGGTATGGTTATCGCTGAGTATAAAAATCTTTCTGTAGCACAAATTACAGATTTAAGAAATCTTGCTTTGGAAGAAAATGTATTTATAAAAGTTTATAAGGATTCATTATTCACAAGAGCAATGGAAGAACTAAAAATAAACGGATTAGATGCATTTTTAACTCAACAAAATATATTTTTATTCTCAGAGGAAGACCCAATAAAACCTGCAAAACTTGTGGCAAAGTTTAGCAAAAAAAATCCTGATTTAAAATTAAAAGCAGGAATTTATGAAGGGAATGTAATGGATACAGCTGCAATAACAGAAATTGCAATGCTACCTTCAAAAGAAGAACTATACTCTATGTTTGCTTCTTCACTTATATATCCATTGAGACAGTTTATGTTAACTGTTAAAGAAATAGCTAATACAAAAAAAGATTAA
- the rplL gene encoding 50S ribosomal protein L7/L12, which translates to MAITKDDIIKALEEMKLTELNDLVKAIEDHFGVVAAAAVAAPTADGGAASAPSEVSVMLTSAGGNKVAVIKIVKEITGLGLMEAKKLVDGTLPAALKENVKVEDAEEIKKQLVEAGASVDLK; encoded by the coding sequence ATGGCAATTACAAAAGATGATATAATTAAAGCTTTAGAAGAAATGAAGTTAACAGAATTAAATGATTTAGTAAAAGCAATAGAAGATCATTTCGGTGTTGTTGCAGCTGCTGCAGTTGCAGCGCCAACAGCAGATGGTGGAGCAGCATCAGCTCCTTCTGAAGTAAGTGTGATGTTAACAAGTGCTGGTGGAAATAAGGTTGCAGTTATAAAAATTGTTAAAGAAATAACAGGACTTGGTTTAATGGAAGCTAAAAAATTAGTTGATGGTACTTTACCTGCTGCTTTAAAAGAAAATGTTAAAGTTGAAGATGCAGAAGAAATTAAAAAACAATTAGTTGAAGCAGGGGCTTCAGTAGATTTAAAATAA